The Rhodothermus marinus DSM 4252 DNA segment TCTACAGAGCCCGATCGCGCTGATGATTGTGGTGGCGACGTTCGCCCTGTCGAACGTGCTGCAGGAAGAATCGGGCCTGCTGGAGGTCACGCTGCTGGGCATCATTCTGGCCAACCAGCGCTACGTGCCGGTGCGGCGCATCACGGAGTTCAAAGAGGACCTGCAGGTGCTTCTGATCTCCAGCCTGTTCATCGTGCTGAGCGCCCGGCTGGACATCGAATCGCTGCGCTTCATCGAAGAGGAAGCTCTGCTGTTTCTGGCGGCGCTGGTGCTGGTGGTGCGGCCGGTAGCCGTGTGGATCTCGACGCTGGGCACGAACCTGAACTGGCGCGAAAAGGTGTTTCTGTCGTGGCTGGCGCCCCGCGGGATCGTGGCGGCGGCCGTGGCCTCGCTGTTCGCCTTTCGCATGGAGACTGTCTATCCGGGCCAGGCACAGACCATCGTACCGCTCGTCTTTCTGGTGATCGTGGGCACCGTCGCGCTTTACGGATTGACGATCGCACCGCTGGCTCGCTTCCTGAAACTGGCCGATCCGAACCCGCAGGGCGTGCTGATTCTGGGCGCTCACCTGTGGGCGCGGCGCCTGGCGACGATCCTGCGCGATCTGGGCTTCAAGGTGCTCCTGATCGACTCGAACGCCGACAACATTGCGCGGGCGCGACGGGCCCGGCTACCGGCAGCCCGGGTGAACGCGCTCTCGGAAGAGGTGCTGGACGAGCTGGATCTGAGCGGCATCGGGTATTTTCTGGCGCTGACGCCCAACGACGAGGTGAACGCTCTGGCGGCGCTGCACTTCGCCGAGGTGTTCGACAGCACCTCGGTTTTTCAGCTGGCCATGCGTTCGGAAGACGGCGAGCAGGACTTGCCCGCCCACCTGCGGGGGCGTCCGCTCTTCGGCGGGAAGGTTACCTATGCGACGCTCACCGAACGCTTCAACCAGGGCGGCGAGATTCGGATGGTCGAGCTTTCCGAAAAGATGACCTACGAAGCGCTGCTGGAGGAATACGAGGGCGATCTGATTCTGCTGTTCGTGGTGCGGGGCAACGAGCTGCTCGTCCATGCCGAGGAGGGACAGCTCACGCCGCAGCCCGGCGACAAGGTGGTGGTGTTTCTGCCGCCGCGGGCCCGCGAAAAAGAGGAGGTCGAGGCGGTTTCGTTCGAGCAGCTTGTCACGCGGGCCTTCGTGCGCGATCTGGACCGCTGCGCGCCGTTCGAGGAGCTGGTCGAGGACGTCTCGGCGCTGCTGGCGCAGCGGTTGCCGGTGACGGCCGCCCGCCTGAGCCGGGGCTTTCTCGACGGCGCCCGCTACGGGTTGATGCCGATCACGCACGGCGTGGCGCTGGCGCACCTGCGCGTGCCCGAGATCGAGGAGCCCGAACTGCTGCTGGTGCGCTGCCGCGAGGGCGTACAGATCACCGTCGACGGCGAGGCCGTGGAGGCGCCAGCCTCGGGCCAGCCGGAGACGGTCTATGCCATACTGTTTCTGGTCAGTCCCGAGGAAAACCCCGGCAAGCACCTGCGCACGCTCGCCTACCTGGCCTCACGGATCGACGAGCCCGACTTCCTGGAGCGCTGGCGCAACGCCGCTGACGAGCTGGAACTGAAGGCGACGCTGCTGGACCCCGAACACTTCCTGATGCTGACGCTACGCGCCGACGACGAGACGGCCGCGTGGATCGGCCACGACGTGGACGAACTGGAACTCCCGCCCTCGTGCCAGGTGGCGCTGGTGCAGCGCCAGCAGAAACGCTTCGTGCCGGGGCCGTACACGCAGCTGCAGGAAGGGGATCGGCTGATTCTCATCGGCGAGGCGTCCGCCATCCGGTCCCTCCGCCAGCGCTTCCCCTCCGCCCGCCCCACTTCCGCCTCGGTGGAGAGATGATGCGGGAAACCGGTAACACTCCAATTCGTGCCAGTACCCTGGAGATGAGGTGATGGGAGAAGGTTATGCAAACGAATACGGTTGAACTTGCAGAAGTCCTCCGGCAGGCCGTTGCCATTCTAAAAGCTTTCGGCGTTCGAAAGGTTGTTTTATTTGGGTCGGCGGCACGCGGTAAGCCGGAGATATCCTTGCAGCTCGGAGATCTTGATCTTGCCTGCGAGGGATTGCCAGCTACGCGTTTTTTTGAGGCACTGGGGCGTCTGCTTCGTACGCTTCCCATACCGGTAGATCTGATCGATCTGGAAGACCCGGCCTTACCACAGACACTTCGTGCCAGGGTTTTACAGGAGGGGATCATACTTTATGAGGAAGACACACCTGATGCGGCTTCGGTCGGAAATTGAGACGGAATGGCCGCGCCTGGAGATGCTCGTTCAAGAATTGCAGCAGCTTGTAGCGGGCTTACCCGCTCAGGCTGAACCTTCGCACAGAGATAAGGCTGCGATTGGTGCTTTTCTGCATAGCTTTTATAACGGGATAGAGAACATCCTGAAGCATTTGGCCCGGGAGATTGATCAAAATGTACCGAAAGGAGAAGGATGGCACCGCGCACTGCTGCAACGTATGTCCATTGCAGTACCGGGAATTCGGTCCGCCATTCTTCGGCCAGACACGATAATCATGCTTGAGCCTTATACGAATTCCGGAAAATCATTGTGCATGTGAGAAAGCACGGGCGCACACGGTGGTGCGCCCCTACAGATTCTTGACGTTTTCCCTATCCTGTAGGGACGGACCCCTGTGTCCGCCCGATCATACCCGCCGGATTGCGTATGCCACACGGGGTGCGGTACCCTTATGCACCGGTAAATCAGCGATCCCATATTATTTAGGATTTCGGCATTTTTTTCGGCATGCCTACACCTTTGAAATTGACTGGAATAAGCTACAGCCATTGATTACGCATGTAGCGGTTGTTTTGAAACAGGTCAGAGCAGATATCTCGGCATTTTTTGAAACGGAATTAAATCCCGGAGCGCGTGGAAAGGAATGCTGAGCGATGGGGCCTCGAGGGACCGCCTGAATGTTCAGTTTCGACCCTCCCTCACGTGGCCTCGGCCGTTACGCGGGCACGCAGGCGGCGGGCGGCTTCCACCATGTGGCGCAGGGCAGGCTCGACTTCGGCCCAGCGGCGCGTCTTGAGGCCGCAATCGGGGTTGACCCACAGCCGCTCGGCCGGGATCACCTCCAGCG contains these protein-coding regions:
- a CDS encoding nucleotidyltransferase family protein, with translation MQTNTVELAEVLRQAVAILKAFGVRKVVLFGSAARGKPEISLQLGDLDLACEGLPATRFFEALGRLLRTLPIPVDLIDLEDPALPQTLRARVLQEGIILYEEDTPDAASVGN
- a CDS encoding cation:proton antiporter, whose amino-acid sequence is MESIVLGIVAVLVLGVGAQWLAWRFRLPSILLLLIFGFLAGPVTGLLPPEALQGDWVFAFVSLSIGIILFEGGLNLRLSELREVGKAVRNLITVGVLVTWVLAGLAAYHIVGLNPSLSVLVGAILTVTGPTVVIPLLRHVRPSGRVGAVAKWEGITIDPVGAILAVLVLETILLLEAAPGAGESLSEAIWHAVEGLLLTITISVGISVLGAALLILLLYRRLIPDYLQSPIALMIVVATFALSNVLQEESGLLEVTLLGIILANQRYVPVRRITEFKEDLQVLLISSLFIVLSARLDIESLRFIEEEALLFLAALVLVVRPVAVWISTLGTNLNWREKVFLSWLAPRGIVAAAVASLFAFRMETVYPGQAQTIVPLVFLVIVGTVALYGLTIAPLARFLKLADPNPQGVLILGAHLWARRLATILRDLGFKVLLIDSNADNIARARRARLPAARVNALSEEVLDELDLSGIGYFLALTPNDEVNALAALHFAEVFDSTSVFQLAMRSEDGEQDLPAHLRGRPLFGGKVTYATLTERFNQGGEIRMVELSEKMTYEALLEEYEGDLILLFVVRGNELLVHAEEGQLTPQPGDKVVVFLPPRAREKEEVEAVSFEQLVTRAFVRDLDRCAPFEELVEDVSALLAQRLPVTAARLSRGFLDGARYGLMPITHGVALAHLRVPEIEEPELLLVRCREGVQITVDGEAVEAPASGQPETVYAILFLVSPEENPGKHLRTLAYLASRIDEPDFLERWRNAADELELKATLLDPEHFLMLTLRADDETAAWIGHDVDELELPPSCQVALVQRQQKRFVPGPYTQLQEGDRLILIGEASAIRSLRQRFPSARPTSASVER